A stretch of the Nicotiana tabacum cultivar K326 chromosome 6, ASM71507v2, whole genome shotgun sequence genome encodes the following:
- the LOC107825215 gene encoding uncharacterized protein LOC107825215, which produces MSIGKHAVEQALCDPGASINLMPLSVFKKFGLGDPYPTMVILQLADRSLAHPEGVIEDVLAQVGSFIFPADFIILDYEPDQEVLFILRRPFLATDQAIIDVYEEKMTMRVDDRLEVFSMYKTLRLPTHYEGLSMISVVKSDVMSLVPYMSPVDPLERALIGDEKDNEDELMEEIEQALNMSCSYVHGFGRFEKLDMPITLTPPKPSIKEAPNLEIKPRTTHLCYAYLGNSKILPTIISSSLTEVQEEKFLLVIREHKKTIGWTIAK; this is translated from the coding sequence ATGTCGATTGGTAAGCACGCAGTCGAGCAAGCTTTGTGTGATCCTGGGGCGAGCATCAATTTGATGCCGCTATCTGTGTTCAAAAAGTTCGGGTTGGGTGATCCGTACCCAACCATGGTGATTTTACAGTTGGCTGATCGCTCCCTCGCTCATCCTGAAGGTGTAATTGAAGATGTGTTAGCTCAAGTGGGTTCTTTTATATTCCCTgctgattttattattttggaCTATGAACCTGATCAAGAAGTCTTATTTATTTTACGGCGTCCATTCTTAGCCACAGACCAAGCTATTATTGATGTATACGAAGAAAAGATGACGATGAGAGTGGATGATCGACTGGAGGTATTCAGTATGTATAAAACACTTAGATTGCCAACCCACTATGAAGGGCTATCCATGATTTCTGTGGTGAAAAGTGATGTGATGTCATTGGTGCCTTATATGAGCCCTGTAGATCCTCTTGAACGAGCCTTGATTGGGGATGAAAAAGACAATGAAGATGAGttgatggaagaaattgagcaaGCACTTAACATGTCTTGCAGTTATGTCCATGGGTTTGGGAGATTTGAGAAGTTGGACATGCCTATTACTCTAACCCCTCCTAAGCCATCTATAAAAGAAGCTCCTAATCTAGAGATTAAGCCCCGTACAACGCATCTGTGCTATGCCTATTTAGGGAACTCTAAGATATTGCCAACGATTATCTCATCCAGCTTGACCGAGGTGCAAGAAGAAAAATTTCTCTTAGTGATTCGTGAGCATAAAAAGACTATTGGGTGGACAATTgctaaataa